Proteins encoded together in one Janthinobacterium tructae window:
- the rfaE1 gene encoding D-glycero-beta-D-manno-heptose-7-phosphate kinase has translation MSAQEVVALTAPAALAQVRLLVVGDVMLDRYWFGDVSRISPEAPVPIVRIEKREERLGGAANVARNAAALGTKTSLLGVVGDDEAGSQVERLLEGGGIHSYLQRDAAISTIIKLRVIGRQQQMLRIDFEDAPSDTVLRDKLAQFNALLPHYDVVVMSDYAKGSLVNVAEMIKAAKAAGKIVMVDPKGDDFSRYTGASVLTPNKSELRRVIGNWNTEEQLTERAQQMRAQLGLEALLLTRSEEGMSLYTADEVLHMPTDAREVFDVSGAGDTVIATMAAMLGAGMSLGDAVRTANRAGGIVVGKLGTATVTREELFPQ, from the coding sequence ATGAGCGCCCAAGAGGTGGTCGCCTTGACGGCGCCGGCCGCGCTGGCCCAGGTGCGCCTGCTGGTGGTGGGCGATGTGATGCTGGACCGTTACTGGTTCGGCGATGTCAGCCGTATTTCGCCGGAAGCGCCGGTACCCATCGTGCGCATCGAGAAGCGCGAAGAGCGCCTGGGCGGCGCGGCCAACGTGGCGCGCAACGCCGCAGCGCTGGGAACGAAGACGAGCTTGCTGGGCGTGGTCGGCGACGACGAGGCAGGCAGCCAGGTCGAGCGCCTGCTCGAAGGCGGCGGCATCCACAGCTATCTGCAGCGCGATGCGGCCATTTCCACCATCATCAAGCTGCGCGTGATCGGCCGCCAGCAGCAAATGCTGCGCATCGACTTCGAGGATGCGCCCAGCGATACGGTGCTGCGCGACAAGTTGGCGCAGTTTAATGCCCTCTTGCCGCACTACGACGTGGTGGTCATGTCGGACTACGCCAAGGGCAGCCTGGTGAATGTGGCCGAGATGATCAAGGCCGCCAAGGCCGCCGGCAAGATCGTCATGGTCGACCCGAAAGGGGATGATTTCAGCCGCTATACAGGAGCGTCAGTGCTCACTCCGAACAAGTCCGAACTGCGCCGCGTGATCGGCAACTGGAATACGGAAGAGCAACTCACGGAACGCGCGCAGCAGATGCGCGCACAGCTGGGCCTGGAAGCCTTGCTGCTGACCCGTTCCGAAGAGGGCATGAGCCTGTACACGGCCGATGAGGTGCTGCACATGCCGACCGATGCGCGCGAAGTATTCGACGTCTCGGGCGCGGGCGATACGGTGATCGCCACCATGGCGGCCATGCTGGGCGCCGGCATGAGCCTGGGCGATGCAGTGCGTACGGCCAACCGGGCCGGCGGCATCGTCGTCGGCAAGCTGGGCACGGCCACCGTCACCCGCGAAGAGCTGTTCCCGCAGTAA
- a CDS encoding LapA family protein, translating into MKIISTIVGCVLFVLFFSFALKNAQVVDLHVFLNYEIRGPLVLMLLGFFVAGASLGVLALTPTVFRHRREASKQKTTIAALQTVGVASNVQPQPDSVSAQ; encoded by the coding sequence ATGAAAATCATCTCCACCATCGTTGGCTGTGTTCTTTTCGTCCTGTTCTTCAGTTTTGCGCTGAAGAATGCGCAGGTTGTCGACCTGCATGTTTTCCTCAATTATGAAATTCGCGGCCCCCTGGTCCTGATGCTGCTGGGCTTTTTTGTCGCCGGCGCCAGCCTGGGCGTATTGGCCCTGACGCCGACCGTGTTCCGTCACCGCCGCGAAGCGAGCAAGCAAAAAACCACCATTGCCGCGCTGCAAACCGTTGGCGTGGCCAGCAATGTCCAGCCGCAACCGGACAGCGTGAGCGCGCAGTAA
- a CDS encoding M20/M25/M40 family metallo-hydrolase: MTAAMLSASVAAAPGAEPAQQQIRQLVADISPQRIEAHVRKLVSFQTRHSMSDTVSDTRGIGAARRWIKAELERCGAQAGARLQVAFDSHMAPVSKRIARPTEIVNVVATLPGSQPQSAGRIYVVSGHYDSRATDVMDAQGDAPGANDDASGTAAVIEMACAMARYQFDATLVFMAVAAEEQGLLGSGHWARQAKLNKLNIAGMLNNDIIGSSRADDGSVDGGQVRLFAEGIPAVKEMSDGVRALVATGGENDSISRQLARHVKQVGERYVPGFKVNVIQRADRYLRGGDHMPFLAQGYAALRFTEPNEDFTHQHQDVRVENGVQYGDLPQFVDYDYVAKVARVNAAALASLALAPAAPAGVQVRTAQLENATTLQWQPNSEPDLAGYRIVWRATTADQWQGAQDVGNVTEARLKLSKDNYFFGVQAIDRDGNVSVATYPTPLR; the protein is encoded by the coding sequence ATGACGGCAGCCATGCTGTCGGCTAGTGTGGCGGCGGCGCCGGGCGCCGAACCGGCGCAGCAGCAGATACGCCAGCTGGTGGCCGACATCTCGCCGCAGCGCATCGAGGCGCACGTGCGCAAGCTGGTCAGTTTCCAGACGCGCCACAGCATGTCCGATACCGTCTCCGACACGCGCGGCATCGGCGCGGCGCGGCGCTGGATCAAGGCGGAGCTGGAGCGCTGCGGCGCGCAGGCGGGCGCACGCCTGCAGGTGGCGTTCGACAGCCATATGGCGCCCGTGTCGAAGCGCATTGCGCGGCCGACGGAAATCGTCAACGTGGTGGCGACCCTGCCGGGCAGCCAGCCGCAGTCGGCCGGGCGCATCTATGTCGTCAGCGGCCACTATGACTCGCGCGCCACCGACGTGATGGATGCGCAGGGCGACGCGCCCGGCGCCAACGACGACGCCTCGGGTACGGCGGCCGTGATCGAGATGGCGTGCGCGATGGCGCGCTACCAGTTCGACGCCACGCTCGTCTTCATGGCCGTGGCGGCAGAGGAACAGGGTTTGTTGGGTTCCGGCCACTGGGCGCGGCAGGCGAAGCTGAACAAGCTCAATATCGCCGGCATGCTCAATAACGACATCATCGGCAGTTCGCGCGCCGACGATGGAAGCGTCGACGGTGGCCAGGTGCGCCTGTTTGCCGAGGGCATCCCTGCCGTGAAAGAAATGAGCGACGGCGTGCGCGCCCTGGTGGCGACGGGCGGCGAGAACGACTCGATTTCGCGCCAGCTGGCGCGCCACGTGAAGCAGGTGGGCGAGCGCTATGTGCCCGGTTTCAAGGTCAACGTCATCCAGCGCGCCGACCGCTACCTGCGCGGCGGCGACCATATGCCCTTCCTCGCGCAAGGGTATGCGGCGCTGCGTTTCACGGAGCCGAACGAGGATTTTACCCACCAGCATCAGGATGTGCGCGTGGAAAATGGCGTGCAGTATGGCGACCTGCCGCAATTCGTCGATTATGACTACGTGGCGAAAGTGGCGCGCGTGAATGCGGCGGCGCTCGCTTCACTGGCCCTGGCGCCGGCCGCGCCCGCTGGCGTGCAGGTGCGCACGGCGCAGCTGGAAAACGCCACGACCTTGCAATGGCAGCCGAACTCGGAGCCGGACCTGGCCGGCTACCGCATCGTCTGGCGCGCTACCACGGCAGACCAGTGGCAGGGTGCGCAGGACGTGGGCAATGTCACCGAAGCCAGGCTCAAGCTGTCGAAAGACAACTATTTCTTTGGCGTCCAGGCCATCGACCGCGACGGCAATGTCAGCGTGGCAACATACCCCACGCCGCTGCGCTAG
- a CDS encoding ComEA family DNA-binding protein, with protein sequence MFKKILLAIVTLIATMGFAFAQVDVNKADQAALDGVKGIGPVTSKAILDERAKGGAFKDWADFESRVKGIGPKSSVKLSEAGLQVNGQAKSGAPAAPVAKAAPAKKEAAVKEVAAKEAAPKPAAATDTAAAPAKTAAETKKEAAAAKKEAKAAAAAAKKEAKLAAAEAKKAEAEKK encoded by the coding sequence ATGTTCAAAAAAATACTGCTGGCCATCGTCACCCTGATCGCGACGATGGGTTTTGCCTTTGCCCAGGTCGATGTCAACAAGGCGGACCAGGCGGCACTCGACGGCGTCAAGGGCATCGGCCCCGTTACATCGAAAGCCATCCTTGATGAACGCGCCAAGGGCGGCGCCTTCAAGGATTGGGCCGATTTCGAAAGCCGCGTGAAAGGCATCGGACCGAAAAGTTCCGTGAAACTGTCGGAAGCGGGCTTGCAGGTGAATGGTCAGGCCAAGTCTGGCGCGCCAGCGGCTCCGGTGGCGAAAGCTGCCCCGGCAAAAAAGGAAGCTGCTGTGAAGGAAGTTGCAGCGAAAGAAGCCGCACCGAAGCCAGCTGCTGCGACCGACACCGCTGCGGCGCCAGCCAAGACGGCCGCTGAAACGAAAAAAGAAGCTGCTGCTGCCAAGAAAGAAGCGAAGGCTGCCGCCGCTGCCGCGAAGAAAGAAGCGAAGCTGGCTGCAGCCGAGGCGAAGAAGGCTGAAGCCGAGAAAAAGTAA
- the rpsA gene encoding 30S ribosomal protein S1, whose product MESFAALFEESLSRQDMRSGEVISAEVVRLDHNFVIVNAGLKSEAFIPVEEFKNDHGELEVKVGDFVSVAIESLENGFGDTILSRDKAKRLASWLALEKAMESGEIVVGTVNGKVKGGLTVLTNGIRAFLPGSLVDTRPVKDTTPFEGKTLEFKVIKLDRKRNNVVLSRRAVIEASMGEERQKLMETLKEGTVVTGVVKNITDYGAFVDLGGIDGLLHITDLAWRRVRHPSEVLTVGQEITAKVLKYDQEKNRVSLGVKQLGDDPWTGLSRRYPQSTRLFGKVTNLTDYGAFVEVEQGIEGLVHVSEMDWTNKNVAPNKVVQLGDEVEVMVLEIDEERRRISLGMKQCKANPWDDFGVTHKKGDKVRGAIKSITDFGVFIGLAGNIDGLVHLSDLSWTETGEEAVRRFKKGDELEAIVLAIDVERERVSLGVKQLEGDPFNNFAAMNDKGSLVTGTVKSVEPKGAVIQLSEEVEGYLRASEISRDRVEDAGTHLKVGDTVEAMVLNIDRKARGIQLSIKAKDNVETQEAMQKMAATDNNAASGTTSLGALLKAKFDNKN is encoded by the coding sequence ATGGAAAGTTTTGCTGCGCTCTTCGAGGAATCGTTGTCGCGTCAAGATATGCGCTCCGGCGAAGTTATTTCCGCTGAAGTCGTGCGCCTCGACCACAATTTCGTGATCGTGAACGCTGGCCTCAAATCCGAAGCATTCATCCCTGTCGAAGAATTCAAGAACGACCACGGCGAACTGGAAGTCAAAGTTGGTGACTTCGTTTCCGTGGCGATCGAATCGCTGGAAAACGGTTTCGGCGATACCATCCTGTCGCGCGACAAAGCCAAGCGTCTGGCTTCGTGGCTGGCTCTGGAAAAAGCGATGGAATCGGGCGAAATCGTCGTCGGTACCGTCAATGGTAAAGTCAAAGGCGGTCTGACCGTGTTGACCAACGGCATCCGCGCATTCCTGCCGGGCTCGCTGGTTGATACCCGTCCTGTCAAAGACACCACCCCATTCGAAGGCAAAACCCTCGAATTCAAAGTGATCAAGCTCGATCGCAAGCGTAACAACGTGGTTCTGTCCCGCCGCGCCGTCATCGAAGCTTCGATGGGCGAAGAGCGTCAGAAACTGATGGAAACGCTGAAAGAAGGCACGGTCGTGACCGGCGTCGTCAAAAATATCACCGACTACGGCGCGTTCGTGGATCTGGGCGGTATCGATGGCTTGCTGCACATCACCGACCTGGCATGGCGCCGTGTACGTCACCCGTCGGAAGTACTGACGGTTGGCCAGGAAATCACCGCCAAAGTCCTGAAATACGATCAAGAGAAAAACCGTGTTTCGCTGGGCGTGAAACAACTGGGCGACGATCCTTGGACCGGTCTGTCCCGTCGTTACCCACAAAGCACCCGTCTGTTCGGTAAAGTAACGAACCTGACCGACTACGGCGCGTTCGTTGAAGTGGAACAGGGTATCGAAGGTCTGGTACACGTTTCCGAAATGGACTGGACGAACAAAAACGTTGCTCCTAACAAAGTTGTCCAACTGGGCGATGAAGTAGAAGTGATGGTTCTGGAAATCGACGAAGAGCGTCGTCGTATCTCGCTGGGTATGAAACAGTGCAAAGCCAACCCTTGGGATGACTTTGGCGTTACCCACAAGAAGGGCGATAAAGTCCGCGGCGCGATCAAATCGATCACCGACTTCGGCGTGTTCATCGGCCTGGCCGGCAACATCGACGGTCTGGTGCATCTGTCCGACCTGTCCTGGACCGAAACCGGCGAAGAAGCCGTGCGTCGCTTCAAGAAAGGTGACGAACTGGAAGCCATCGTTCTGGCCATCGACGTTGAGCGCGAGCGCGTTTCCCTGGGCGTCAAGCAACTGGAAGGTGACCCATTCAACAACTTCGCAGCCATGAACGACAAAGGCTCGCTGGTAACCGGCACCGTTAAATCGGTTGAGCCTAAAGGCGCCGTGATCCAACTGTCCGAAGAAGTTGAAGGCTACCTGCGCGCTTCCGAAATCTCGCGCGACCGCGTTGAAGATGCTGGTACGCACCTGAAAGTCGGCGATACCGTCGAAGCCATGGTGTTGAACATCGACCGCAAAGCCCGTGGTATCCAACTGTCGATCAAAGCGAAAGACAACGTGGAAACCCAGGAAGCCATGCAGAAGATGGCAGCTACCGACAACAACGCAGCTTCGGGCACCACCAGCCTGGGCGCCTTGTTGAAAGCTAAGTTCGATAACAAGAACTAA
- a CDS encoding phospholipase D family protein: protein MLVKLLLLATLFAGLSIAALYSYGRFAERSLGAPGTALPVAADATLLDRVLAPQLAQRPEQSGTALIDDNLEAFALRALSAREAGRSIDLQYYIWHNDVTGRLLVRELLRAADRGVRVRVLLDDINARGQDAAILALDSHPLIDVRIFNPGRNRDGIWLRAVEMALRAVSLNRRMHNKAWIVDGRVALVGGRNIGDEYFDAAEQVNFQDADLLLVGPAVQQTSDIFDRFWNSRAVIPISALLAGKNAGAPELQAVRARLDALTGELGASPYLRQLTDAGQLQAHLDGRLRLHWSAQVQVLSDPPEKAAPVASLQRSEHWLMHSLLPLLTEAREEALLTSPYFVPGAALTQSLADKVAAGVRVSVLTNSLAATDVALVHAGYARYREVLLGGGVDLYELKTLHRKRISLMGSSRASLHTKAVVVDGQRGFVGSFNLDPRSAQLNTEMGVLFHDAALGADMRALFLHSTSGDTSYRLFLDNGALRWSDATEEPAKVWTHDPESGFWRRMLVSVMRWLPIESQL, encoded by the coding sequence ATGCTCGTCAAATTGCTGCTGCTGGCCACCCTGTTTGCCGGGCTCAGCATAGCCGCGCTGTACAGCTACGGGCGCTTCGCCGAACGTTCGCTGGGGGCGCCGGGAACGGCCTTGCCCGTGGCAGCCGACGCCACCCTGCTCGACCGCGTGCTGGCGCCGCAGCTGGCGCAACGCCCGGAACAGAGCGGCACGGCCCTGATCGACGACAATCTGGAAGCGTTCGCCCTGCGCGCCCTGAGCGCGCGCGAGGCGGGCCGCAGCATCGACCTGCAGTACTACATCTGGCATAACGACGTCACGGGCCGCCTGCTGGTGCGCGAGCTGCTGCGCGCGGCCGACCGCGGCGTGCGCGTGCGTGTGTTGCTTGACGATATCAACGCGCGCGGCCAGGACGCCGCCATCCTCGCGCTCGACAGCCATCCGCTGATCGACGTGCGCATCTTCAATCCGGGCCGCAACCGCGACGGCATCTGGTTGCGCGCCGTGGAAATGGCCTTGCGCGCCGTCAGCCTGAACCGGCGCATGCACAACAAGGCCTGGATCGTCGACGGCAGGGTGGCCCTGGTCGGCGGGCGCAATATCGGCGATGAATACTTTGATGCCGCCGAGCAAGTCAATTTCCAGGATGCCGACTTGCTGCTGGTGGGTCCCGCCGTACAGCAGACGAGCGACATTTTCGACCGCTTCTGGAACAGCCGCGCCGTCATCCCCATCAGCGCCCTGCTCGCCGGCAAGAACGCGGGGGCGCCGGAACTGCAGGCTGTGCGCGCCCGCCTCGACGCGCTCACGGGTGAACTGGGCGCCTCGCCCTACCTGCGGCAGCTGACCGATGCGGGCCAGCTGCAAGCCCACCTCGATGGCCGGCTGCGCCTGCACTGGAGCGCGCAGGTACAAGTGCTGTCGGACCCGCCGGAAAAAGCCGCCCCCGTGGCCAGTTTGCAGCGCAGCGAGCACTGGCTCATGCACAGCTTGCTGCCGCTACTGACGGAGGCGCGCGAGGAAGCGCTGCTGACTTCGCCCTACTTCGTGCCCGGCGCGGCGCTGACGCAGAGCCTGGCCGACAAGGTCGCCGCCGGCGTCAGGGTCAGTGTGCTGACCAACTCGCTGGCCGCCACCGATGTGGCCCTCGTGCATGCGGGCTATGCGCGCTACCGCGAAGTGCTGCTCGGCGGTGGCGTCGACCTGTATGAATTGAAGACCCTGCACCGCAAGCGCATCAGCCTGATGGGTTCGAGCCGCGCCAGCCTGCATACCAAGGCCGTGGTGGTCGATGGGCAGCGGGGCTTCGTCGGCTCCTTCAACCTCGATCCCCGCTCGGCCCAGCTGAACACGGAGATGGGCGTGCTGTTCCACGATGCCGCGCTGGGGGCCGACATGCGCGCGCTGTTCCTGCACTCGACGTCGGGCGACACCAGCTACCGCTTATTCCTCGACAACGGCGCCCTGCGCTGGTCCGACGCCACCGAAGAGCCCGCCAAGGTGTGGACGCACGATCCGGAGTCAGGCTTCTGGCGCCGCATGCTGGTGTCCGTGATGCGCTGGCTGCCGATCGAGTCGCAGCTGTAG
- a CDS encoding UDP-glucose dehydrogenase family protein, translating into MKITIIGTGYVGLVTGACLAELGNDVFCLDLDAQKVALLNSGGIPIHEPGLEEVVARNRAAGRMTFSTDVEAAAAHGVMQFIAVGTPPDEDGSADLQYVLAAARGIGKYMTDFKVIVDKSTVPVGTAEKVRAAIQGELDARGVAATFSVASNPEFLKEGAAVEDFMRPDRIVIGCDSTPDGERARELLKSLYAPFNRNRERTYWMDVRSAEFTKYAANAMLATRISFMNELANLADKVGVDIEAVRHGIGSDPRIGHSFLYAGCGYGGSCFPKDVQALERTARGYGQELLILRAVEAVNDQQKQVLGRKVVTRFGADLTGRHFAVWGLAFKPNTDDMREASARVLLADLLARGATVAVYDPVAMPEARRVLQLDLTPEQLARVRFADSPKDALQDADALVIVTEWKAFRSPDFEQVKARLKQAVIFDGRNLFEPAVMAENGIEYHGIGRSILTRA; encoded by the coding sequence ATGAAAATCACCATTATCGGCACGGGCTATGTGGGCCTCGTGACGGGCGCCTGCCTGGCGGAACTGGGCAACGACGTTTTTTGCCTCGACCTGGACGCACAGAAGGTCGCCTTGCTCAACAGCGGCGGCATCCCCATCCACGAACCGGGCCTGGAAGAAGTCGTGGCGCGCAACCGCGCCGCCGGCCGCATGACCTTTTCCACCGACGTCGAGGCAGCCGCCGCGCACGGCGTGATGCAATTCATCGCCGTCGGCACGCCGCCCGATGAAGACGGCTCGGCCGACCTGCAATACGTGCTGGCGGCCGCGCGCGGCATCGGCAAGTACATGACGGACTTCAAGGTCATCGTCGACAAGTCCACCGTGCCCGTCGGCACGGCCGAAAAAGTGCGCGCCGCCATCCAGGGCGAACTGGACGCGCGCGGCGTGGCCGCCACGTTCTCGGTGGCGTCGAACCCGGAATTTCTCAAGGAAGGTGCGGCCGTCGAAGACTTCATGCGCCCGGACCGCATCGTCATCGGCTGCGACAGCACGCCGGACGGCGAGCGCGCGCGCGAATTGCTGAAAAGCCTGTACGCGCCGTTCAACCGCAACCGCGAACGTACCTACTGGATGGACGTGCGCTCGGCCGAATTCACGAAGTATGCGGCGAACGCCATGCTGGCCACGCGTATTTCCTTCATGAATGAACTGGCGAACCTGGCCGACAAGGTGGGCGTCGATATCGAGGCCGTGCGCCACGGCATCGGTTCCGACCCGCGCATCGGCCATAGCTTCCTGTACGCAGGTTGCGGCTATGGCGGTTCCTGCTTCCCGAAAGACGTGCAGGCGCTCGAGCGCACGGCGCGCGGCTATGGGCAGGAGTTGCTGATCCTGCGTGCCGTCGAAGCTGTCAACGACCAGCAGAAGCAGGTGCTGGGGCGCAAAGTGGTCACTCGCTTCGGCGCAGATCTGACGGGCCGGCATTTCGCCGTCTGGGGACTGGCCTTCAAGCCGAACACGGACGACATGCGCGAAGCGTCGGCCCGCGTGCTGCTGGCGGACTTGCTGGCGCGCGGCGCCACGGTGGCCGTGTATGACCCGGTGGCCATGCCCGAGGCACGCCGCGTGCTGCAACTGGACTTGACGCCGGAGCAGTTGGCAAGGGTGCGCTTTGCCGACAGTCCGAAGGATGCGCTGCAGGACGCCGATGCGCTGGTCATCGTGACCGAGTGGAAAGCCTTCCGCAGTCCCGATTTCGAACAGGTCAAGGCGCGCCTGAAGCAGGCCGTGATCTTTGACGGACGCAACCTGTTCGAGCCGGCCGTCATGGCCGAGAATGGCATCGAATACCACGGGATCGGTCGCTCGATCCTGACGCGCGCATGA
- a CDS encoding integration host factor subunit beta codes for MTKSELINRLAERYSQLVAKDAEYAVKTILDAMTNALATGQRIEIRGFGSFALNSRPPRIGRNPKSGDKVMVPEKRVPHFKPGKQLRERVDAMVGQPIIED; via the coding sequence ATGACAAAGTCCGAGCTGATCAACCGCCTCGCTGAGCGTTATTCTCAGCTGGTGGCGAAAGATGCGGAGTATGCCGTCAAGACCATTCTCGATGCGATGACCAACGCCCTGGCGACCGGTCAGCGTATCGAGATCCGCGGTTTTGGCAGTTTTGCCCTGAACAGCAGGCCCCCGCGCATCGGCCGCAACCCGAAATCCGGCGACAAGGTGATGGTTCCCGAAAAACGGGTACCCCACTTCAAACCGGGCAAACAGTTGCGCGAGCGCGTGGACGCGATGGTCGGGCAACCGATCATCGAGGATTAA
- the lapB gene encoding lipopolysaccharide assembly protein LapB produces MDFELWWLLGIPVFFALGWIAARVDIHQLVSESRSLPRNYFKGLNFLLNEQHDKAIDAFIEVVKLDPESADMHFALGNLFRRRGETERAIRVHQNLLARPDLPLEQQGHAAYELGMDYLKAGLLDRAEETFNSLVDTQYAAQARRALLEIYQREKEWPRAIEAAVGLQESGAGARQKEIAQFYCELAHDALVHMKPDDAMPLLEKALQTDRKSVRATILTGDVLLARGDTEGALTTWRRVEQQSVPHVALVAQRLMDGYTKVGRAQEGVNLLRSYLEEASSIDLIEVVFKAVIELDGVEAAKQLVSAELRRTPTLLGLDKLLEARMMDAPAAIWSELSMVKNLVHGYTQKLARYQCSHCGFKARQFYWHCPGCNRWETYPPRRTEELNVMN; encoded by the coding sequence ATGGATTTTGAACTCTGGTGGCTCTTGGGTATCCCGGTGTTTTTCGCGCTGGGCTGGATTGCCGCGCGTGTGGACATTCATCAACTGGTGTCCGAATCGCGCAGCCTGCCGCGCAATTACTTCAAGGGCTTGAATTTCCTGCTCAATGAGCAGCATGACAAGGCCATCGATGCCTTCATCGAAGTCGTCAAGCTGGACCCGGAATCGGCCGATATGCACTTTGCGCTGGGCAACCTGTTCCGCCGCCGCGGCGAGACGGAGCGCGCCATCCGCGTGCACCAGAATTTGCTGGCGCGCCCGGACTTGCCGCTGGAACAGCAGGGCCATGCCGCCTATGAGCTGGGCATGGATTACCTGAAGGCAGGCTTGCTGGACCGCGCCGAGGAAACCTTCAACAGCCTGGTCGACACGCAATATGCGGCCCAGGCGCGCCGCGCGCTGCTGGAAATTTACCAGCGCGAAAAGGAATGGCCGCGTGCCATCGAAGCGGCCGTCGGCTTGCAGGAATCGGGCGCCGGGGCGCGGCAGAAGGAAATCGCCCAGTTCTATTGCGAGCTGGCGCATGACGCGCTGGTGCACATGAAACCGGACGACGCCATGCCGCTGCTGGAAAAAGCCCTGCAGACGGACCGCAAGAGCGTGCGCGCCACCATCCTGACGGGTGACGTGCTGCTGGCGCGCGGCGACACGGAAGGCGCGCTGACGACCTGGCGCCGCGTGGAGCAGCAAAGCGTGCCGCACGTGGCCCTGGTGGCGCAGCGCCTGATGGATGGCTACACCAAGGTGGGCCGCGCGCAGGAAGGCGTCAACCTGCTGCGCTCCTACCTGGAAGAGGCGTCGTCGATCGACTTGATCGAGGTCGTCTTCAAGGCCGTCATCGAACTCGACGGCGTGGAAGCGGCGAAGCAGTTGGTCAGCGCCGAGCTGCGCCGCACGCCGACCCTGCTGGGCCTGGATAAACTGCTGGAAGCGCGCATGATGGATGCGCCGGCCGCCATCTGGTCCGAGCTGTCGATGGTGAAAAACCTCGTGCACGGCTACACGCAGAAGCTGGCCCGCTACCAGTGCAGCCACTGCGGCTTCAAGGCCCGCCAGTTCTACTGGCACTGCCCTGGCTGCAATCGCTGGGAAACGTATCCACCGCGTCGCACCGAAGAGCTCAACGTCATGAATTAG